The region AAGGCTCGCACGCGGCCAGCAGACGCGGCTCCTCGACGGCCAGCAGAACGCGATCGCGGTCGCCCGTCGCCTGATGTATCAGCTTCCGCATTTTCTTCGTCTGACGGAAAGGATTCTCGACAATCCAGCCTTCGTCGATCGCGTAGTAGATCATTGAACGCATGATCCGAAGTTCCTTGTCGATAGTCGAACGCTTGATCGGCCGCTTTAGCTCTTCGGCCTTTGCGGTTTTGATGTCCTGGCCGGATCGCCATTCGATATACGCACTCAGGCTCGCTCGGTTGATCGTGTTAAGCCGTCGCTGTCCGAAGTACGATCGAAGCGTGCTTATAATGTATTTCGTCGAGTTAGATTTCTTCTCGGCGTAGATCTCTCGCTCGCATTCGTCCGCGAGATCGTTGAAGGTCTTTTGCTCGCCCGTTCGGATGTTGCCGCGGGATTCGTTAAGCAGCTTCTCAGCATCATCGCGGGCTTTTTTCGCTTCGCGTTTAAGGTCCCACAAACCACGCTCTTCCGTTCGCGGACGCCCGCCGTCATCAACAAATCGGATCCGATACGCATAGCCGCCTTTGATCGGAATCTCTTTGGTCGACCCGTCCTTGAGTGTGATTTTCCGTGTTCGTGGCTTTCGAAGAATGATCGATCGGCTAATAATCTCCATCTACTTCCTCATTAGTGAATTGCCTTACTGTTCCACCTTACTTTCCACTAGGAATCACCGGAAAAGGTGAAAATGACTGCAATAGAATGAATGAAGAGTTGAAGGAAGTCAATAAGAATCGGCCGATTCTATCGATATTGTCGAAGCGATTGAAATAGCGTGAAATCTAGCTTCTAACCCCTCCGGAGGAAGAAGTCGCAGGTTCGACTCCTGCCGCGAGTACCAGTATCACGAAAAAAGGGCGTCCATTGCGGACGCCCTTTTCTGTGATCGTCTGAATTGATCAACTGACCTTCAGCATCGGGTCGCCGATCAGCGTCCACGAAAGCCGAACATCGATTCCGCCGGGGATCGTTGATTTGGCATCCCTGATCAGATCCATTCGCGGGATATTGCCGGCACCGAGCTGGTTGTA is a window of Acidobacteriota bacterium DNA encoding:
- a CDS encoding tyrosine-type recombinase/integrase, producing MEIISRSIILRKPRTRKITLKDGSTKEIPIKGGYAYRIRFVDDGGRPRTEERGLWDLKREAKKARDDAEKLLNESRGNIRTGEQKTFNDLADECEREIYAEKKSNSTKYIISTLRSYFGQRRLNTINRASLSAYIEWRSGQDIKTAKAEELKRPIKRSTIDKELRIMRSMIYYAIDEGWIVENPFRQTKKMRKLIHQATGDRDRVLLAVEEPRLLAACEPSEREIKYKRTLGGRERQETMKRKTGNPFLKAIVLLGLDSGMRRGEILKMRWRDIDTVGRVVRIPAANTKTNDARLVPLSERTAAELERVRPLGDGDEVFPINWIGKAFEAAVAIAEIKDLTFHDLRRTFTTRHIAAGTNLGMIAAATGHKDLRILQEHYNKVATVEMQQFADRIDAANQERIQLASEAIN